The following proteins are encoded in a genomic region of Alistipes shahii WAL 8301:
- a CDS encoding helicase-related protein, with product MAFNKKTHLRQNIDALKTAFTLDRERRAPTPEEERTLGAYSGFGAIKEVLENPTGKPDKDGMATLVAELQEVIRANTPDEREYKRYMDGIKNSVLTAFYTPPKVADAIVEAIWDTRIAPQRILDPSAGTGVFVNAVDFHDPYAEITCFEKDPATGLILKHLHPEKRVRVQGFERIEPKYAGYYDVAVSNIPFGDVALFDPFFSTHTDPVRRQGTRALHNYFFMKSVDMVREGGLVAFITSQGVLNAEQGRPVREWLMNRCEPVSAIRLPNNLFTEHAGTEVGSDLVILQKKAATGELSERQRDFIESRKLSNGIRINNLFQSFDRVIHTEAKVGKDPYGKPAMEFTHAEGVDGIDREMRRMLSEDFNRHFNESYCLEHAPEQTPGTPERELSRPRQAERQRAERHEPRLAGEIVKEIIADARNLQQQREEEEKRRVVAEMAAQGYHVDTETGEITRIENKPGQALPDSAATPAGEPTGEDLADFGAWSKERENRLWEQHPPKPEDFGMADTPVQHVGGTTEPKPQEGFAGSLFDTVETAAPVPATQAAEPVNVQQEPLLTLYDLFGFSAEERRQAELGISKKRNSRRGAKRKTPRQPSLFAPASSPEEQKSEMPKTTPPERDPEDLYASLNWEDNPPINGFYEMMMSLTPERRAELRRQNARQQETPEQRERQAVRPPTEAPKDRRKQAAGTPRTGSLFDTPDNPEEEEPGKEMPQIREADMKPRPFEGEVAPYFREGTLVTDGQNRVGYLRGIESLQPMFHPLELTPAQRTKASMYIEIRDAYYHLYNNEAETLTANPALREMLNRLYDNFTERFGRLNDKRNLDLIKMDARGTEILSLERYIDGKARKADIFERPVAFNPDEITHADDASEALVASLNKYGRVEPHYMASLTGTTVEGILGELKGRIYYNPETDGYEVADKFIAGNVIGKAERIEAFLRENPDHAPARESLEALREATPKPIAFDDLDFNLGERWIPKGVYERFASSLFDTEVKITFASNLDEYGVKAEATNVKITEQYAVSAQTRKYNGLHLLKHALQNTSPDITKTVLKWVDGERREVKVRDGEAIQLANSKIDEIRGAFPEWLREQSSDFKDRLTDLYNRTFNCYVRPKYDGTHQEFPDLDLKGLGIDNLYDSQKDAIWMDKLLGGGIIDHEVGGGKTLIMCCGAYEKKRLGLANKPMIIGLKANIHEIARTFCTAYPMAKVLYPGKEDFTPRKRERIFREIRNNDWDAVILSHEQFGMIPQSPEIQQEILQAELDCVEENLEVLKAQGRDVSRAMMKGCQKRKANLEAKLQKVAHALETRKDDAVDFRLMGIDHLYVDESHKFKNLTFTTRHDRVAGLGNPEGSQRALNMLFALRTIQQRTGRDLGATFLSGTTISNSLTELYLLFKYLRPKELERQNIRTFDAWAAIFAKKTIDYEFSVTNEVVQKERFRYFIKVPELAMFYSEITDYRSAEDIGIDRPQKNEILHNIPPTPQQTEFIERLVQFAKSGDATLLGRLPLSEREEKAKMLIATDYARKMSLDMRMIDPELYSDHVDNKASHCARMIAGYYRRFEAYKGTQFVFSDLGTYKPGAGWNVYSEIRRKLAEDYGIPQSEVRFIQEATSEKARKEMIAGMNTGKIRVLFGSTEMLGTGVNAQKRCVAIHHLDCPWRPSDLEQRDGRGIRTGNEIAKLHADNKVDVILYAVEKSLDAYKFGLLHNKQLFIRQLKTNNMGSRTIDEGAIDEKSGMNFSEYVAVLSGNTDLLDKARLEKKIATLESERQAFVRGKSSSRYKLEQITEKIEKNNDLIRRIGKDLEHFKARVEFNEDGSYRNPVKLNGLETSDPKLIGKQLNHIAETARTLDRLEPIGSLYGFELLVQSETTGKDGLDLVQNRFYVRGEGDYLYQYNYGNIASDPRLAAMNFIHALATIEPTLEKFRKKNEELEKDIPVLREVVESSWRKEPELTALKADLTEIDRRIQQSLKPIEESEGKEAEEDNDVCRERHDTAEELPKEDNTAARIPSRLRQIADASGGRIVIAGVGSPPENGPAKKGIKM from the coding sequence AAAACCCACCTCCGCCAGAATATCGACGCGCTGAAGACGGCCTTCACGCTCGACAGGGAACGGCGGGCGCCGACTCCCGAAGAAGAAAGGACACTCGGCGCATACAGCGGCTTCGGCGCCATCAAGGAAGTGCTGGAAAACCCCACCGGGAAACCGGACAAGGACGGCATGGCAACGCTCGTGGCCGAGTTGCAAGAGGTCATCAGGGCGAACACCCCCGACGAACGGGAATACAAGCGCTACATGGACGGGATCAAGAACTCCGTCCTGACGGCTTTTTACACGCCCCCGAAAGTGGCAGACGCCATCGTGGAGGCGATATGGGATACGCGGATCGCCCCCCAACGTATTCTTGACCCCAGCGCGGGAACGGGGGTTTTCGTCAATGCCGTGGATTTCCACGACCCCTACGCGGAGATCACCTGCTTCGAGAAAGACCCCGCCACGGGGTTGATCCTGAAGCACCTGCACCCCGAAAAACGGGTGCGGGTACAGGGATTCGAACGTATCGAACCCAAATACGCCGGTTACTACGACGTGGCCGTGAGCAACATCCCTTTCGGGGACGTGGCGCTCTTCGACCCGTTCTTCTCCACCCATACCGACCCCGTGCGGCGGCAAGGCACACGGGCGCTGCACAACTATTTTTTCATGAAGTCCGTCGATATGGTACGCGAGGGCGGCCTGGTGGCATTCATCACCTCGCAGGGAGTATTGAACGCCGAGCAGGGACGCCCCGTGCGCGAGTGGCTGATGAACCGCTGCGAGCCCGTATCGGCCATCCGGCTGCCGAACAACCTCTTTACAGAACACGCGGGGACGGAGGTCGGCAGCGACCTGGTTATCCTGCAAAAGAAAGCCGCCACGGGGGAACTGTCCGAACGGCAGCGGGATTTCATCGAATCCCGCAAGCTGTCGAACGGCATCCGGATAAACAACCTTTTCCAGTCGTTCGACAGGGTGATCCATACCGAGGCCAAAGTAGGCAAAGACCCCTACGGCAAACCGGCGATGGAGTTCACCCACGCGGAGGGCGTGGACGGCATCGACCGGGAGATGCGGCGTATGCTCTCAGAGGATTTCAACCGGCATTTCAACGAGAGTTATTGCCTGGAACATGCTCCGGAACAGACACCCGGTACACCGGAGCGGGAATTGTCCCGTCCCCGTCAGGCGGAACGCCAGCGTGCCGAAAGACACGAGCCCCGCCTTGCCGGAGAAATCGTCAAGGAGATTATAGCCGACGCCCGTAACCTTCAGCAGCAGCGGGAAGAGGAGGAAAAACGCCGCGTCGTCGCCGAAATGGCGGCGCAGGGCTACCATGTCGATACCGAAACCGGGGAGATTACCCGAATCGAAAACAAACCCGGACAAGCGTTACCGGATTCTGCCGCCACTCCCGCCGGAGAACCGACCGGAGAGGATCTGGCCGACTTCGGGGCCTGGTCGAAAGAGCGGGAGAATCGCTTGTGGGAGCAGCACCCGCCGAAACCCGAAGATTTCGGCATGGCAGATACTCCCGTGCAGCACGTGGGCGGAACAACGGAACCGAAACCGCAGGAGGGCTTCGCCGGGTCGCTTTTCGACACGGTGGAAACGGCGGCTCCCGTACCTGCCACCCAAGCTGCCGAACCGGTAAACGTGCAGCAGGAACCGTTGCTGACGCTCTACGATCTGTTCGGCTTCAGCGCCGAGGAGCGGCGGCAGGCAGAACTCGGTATATCCAAGAAAAGGAACAGCCGCCGGGGAGCAAAGCGGAAGACGCCCCGGCAACCCTCGTTATTCGCCCCGGCCTCCTCTCCGGAGGAACAGAAGAGCGAAATGCCGAAAACGACGCCACCGGAGCGTGATCCCGAAGACTTGTATGCCTCCCTGAACTGGGAGGACAACCCGCCGATCAACGGCTTTTACGAGATGATGATGTCGCTTACCCCGGAACGGAGGGCGGAATTGCGCCGGCAAAACGCCCGGCAGCAGGAAACCCCGGAACAGCGGGAACGGCAGGCGGTACGCCCCCCGACGGAAGCCCCGAAAGACAGACGGAAACAAGCCGCCGGTACGCCGAGAACGGGCAGCCTGTTCGACACGCCGGACAATCCGGAGGAGGAAGAACCCGGTAAAGAAATGCCGCAGATACGGGAGGCGGATATGAAACCCCGCCCGTTCGAGGGTGAGGTCGCCCCCTATTTCCGCGAAGGGACACTCGTCACGGACGGACAAAACCGGGTCGGCTACCTGCGGGGGATTGAATCCCTGCAACCCATGTTCCACCCGCTGGAACTCACGCCTGCACAACGGACGAAAGCCTCCATGTATATCGAGATACGCGATGCCTATTACCACCTTTATAACAACGAGGCGGAAACGCTGACGGCGAACCCCGCCCTGCGGGAGATGCTCAACCGGCTTTACGACAATTTCACCGAACGCTTCGGACGGCTCAATGACAAACGCAACCTCGACCTGATCAAGATGGACGCGCGGGGGACGGAGATTCTATCGCTGGAGCGTTACATCGACGGCAAGGCACGCAAAGCCGACATCTTCGAGCGTCCCGTGGCCTTCAATCCCGATGAGATCACGCACGCCGACGACGCTTCGGAGGCCCTTGTGGCCAGCCTGAACAAGTACGGCCGGGTGGAACCGCACTACATGGCCTCGCTCACGGGAACTACCGTGGAGGGAATACTCGGGGAACTGAAAGGACGTATCTATTACAACCCGGAAACGGACGGCTACGAGGTTGCCGACAAGTTCATCGCCGGCAATGTCATCGGGAAAGCCGAACGGATCGAGGCGTTCCTGCGGGAGAATCCCGACCACGCCCCGGCCCGGGAATCGCTGGAGGCTCTGCGCGAGGCGACGCCCAAACCCATCGCTTTCGACGACCTGGACTTCAACCTGGGCGAACGGTGGATTCCAAAAGGTGTTTACGAGCGTTTCGCCTCCTCGCTCTTCGATACGGAGGTGAAGATCACCTTCGCCTCCAACCTGGACGAGTACGGCGTGAAGGCGGAAGCGACGAACGTGAAGATCACGGAGCAGTATGCCGTCAGCGCGCAGACCCGTAAGTACAACGGCCTGCACCTTTTGAAACACGCCCTGCAAAACACTTCGCCCGACATCACCAAGACCGTCCTCAAATGGGTGGACGGCGAACGGCGGGAGGTCAAAGTGCGTGACGGGGAGGCCATACAGCTCGCCAACAGCAAGATAGACGAGATCCGGGGTGCTTTCCCCGAATGGCTGCGCGAGCAGTCGTCCGACTTCAAAGACCGCCTGACAGACCTCTATAACCGTACTTTCAACTGTTACGTGCGCCCGAAGTACGACGGGACGCACCAGGAATTCCCCGACCTCGACCTCAAGGGGCTGGGAATAGACAATCTGTATGACAGCCAGAAGGACGCGATATGGATGGACAAACTGCTCGGCGGCGGGATAATCGACCACGAGGTGGGCGGCGGAAAGACCCTCATCATGTGCTGCGGGGCCTACGAGAAGAAACGCCTCGGGCTGGCCAATAAACCCATGATTATCGGGCTGAAAGCCAACATCCATGAAATAGCCCGGACGTTCTGTACCGCTTACCCGATGGCCAAAGTCCTCTACCCGGGCAAGGAGGATTTCACGCCCCGGAAGCGTGAGCGCATCTTCCGGGAGATACGCAACAACGACTGGGACGCCGTGATCCTCTCGCACGAACAGTTCGGCATGATACCCCAGTCTCCGGAGATACAGCAGGAGATATTGCAGGCCGAGCTGGACTGTGTGGAGGAGAACCTCGAAGTGCTCAAAGCACAAGGCAGGGACGTTTCCCGCGCCATGATGAAAGGGTGTCAGAAACGCAAGGCCAACCTGGAAGCCAAGTTGCAGAAGGTGGCGCACGCGCTGGAAACACGCAAGGACGACGCCGTGGACTTCCGCCTCATGGGTATCGACCACCTCTACGTGGACGAGAGCCATAAATTCAAGAACCTGACTTTCACGACCCGGCATGACCGGGTGGCGGGCCTCGGAAATCCCGAGGGGTCGCAGCGGGCGCTCAACATGCTTTTCGCGCTGCGTACCATACAGCAGCGCACGGGCCGCGACCTGGGGGCGACGTTCCTCTCGGGAACGACCATCTCCAACTCGCTCACGGAACTGTACCTGCTTTTCAAGTACCTGCGCCCGAAGGAGCTGGAGCGTCAGAATATCCGCACCTTCGATGCCTGGGCGGCCATATTTGCCAAGAAAACCATCGACTACGAGTTTTCCGTGACCAACGAGGTCGTGCAGAAAGAACGGTTCCGATATTTCATCAAGGTTCCCGAACTGGCCATGTTCTACTCCGAGATTACAGATTACCGCTCGGCGGAGGATATAGGGATCGACCGACCGCAAAAGAACGAGATATTGCACAATATCCCGCCGACACCCCAGCAGACGGAGTTCATAGAACGACTGGTGCAGTTCGCCAAATCGGGCGATGCCACGCTCCTGGGCCGCCTGCCGCTCTCGGAGCGGGAGGAAAAGGCGAAAATGCTCATTGCCACAGACTACGCCCGCAAGATGTCGCTCGATATGCGTATGATAGACCCCGAACTATACAGCGACCACGTGGACAACAAGGCGAGCCACTGCGCCCGTATGATTGCCGGTTACTACCGCCGTTTCGAGGCGTACAAAGGTACGCAGTTCGTATTCTCCGACCTGGGAACCTACAAACCCGGAGCGGGGTGGAACGTCTATTCCGAGATACGGCGTAAACTCGCGGAGGATTACGGCATACCCCAAAGCGAGGTGCGGTTCATCCAGGAGGCGACCTCGGAAAAAGCGCGCAAGGAGATGATCGCCGGTATGAACACCGGAAAAATCCGCGTACTCTTCGGATCGACCGAGATGCTCGGGACGGGAGTGAACGCGCAGAAACGCTGCGTGGCGATACACCACCTGGACTGCCCCTGGCGTCCCAGCGACCTGGAGCAGCGCGACGGGCGGGGAATACGCACCGGGAACGAGATCGCCAAACTCCATGCCGACAACAAGGTGGACGTGATATTATACGCCGTCGAGAAGTCGCTCGACGCCTACAAGTTCGGGCTGTTGCACAACAAGCAACTGTTCATCCGCCAGCTCAAGACCAACAACATGGGAAGCCGTACCATCGACGAGGGGGCCATCGACGAAAAGAGCGGCATGAATTTTTCCGAGTATGTCGCCGTCCTCTCGGGAAATACAGACCTGCTGGACAAAGCCCGCCTGGAGAAGAAGATTGCCACGCTCGAAAGCGAACGCCAGGCATTCGTGCGCGGCAAATCATCGAGCCGCTACAAGCTGGAGCAGATCACGGAGAAGATAGAGAAGAACAACGACCTGATACGGCGTATCGGCAAGGATCTGGAACACTTCAAGGCCCGCGTCGAGTTCAACGAGGACGGCTCGTACCGCAATCCCGTGAAACTGAACGGGCTGGAAACCTCCGACCCCAAGCTCATCGGGAAACAGCTCAACCATATCGCCGAAACGGCACGCACGCTCGACAGGCTCGAACCCATCGGGAGCCTCTACGGGTTCGAGCTGCTCGTCCAGAGCGAAACGACCGGGAAAGACGGGCTCGACCTGGTGCAGAACCGTTTTTATGTCCGGGGTGAAGGGGATTATCTATACCAGTATAACTACGGGAATATCGCCTCCGACCCGCGACTGGCGGCGATGAACTTCATCCACGCGCTCGCGACCATCGAGCCGACACTGGAGAAATTCCGGAAAAAGAATGAGGAACTGGAGAAAGATATTCCCGTCCTGCGGGAAGTGGTGGAAAGTTCCTGGCGCAAGGAGCCCGAACTGACGGCCCTAAAAGCTGACCTGACGGAAATAGACCGCAGGATACAGCAAAGCCTCAAACCGATAGAAGAGAGCGAGGGAAAGGAGGCGGAGGAGGATAACGACGTGTGCCGGGAACGGCATGACACGGCGGAAGAGCTCCCGAAGGAAGACAACACGGCGGCCCGTATTCCTTCCCGGCTGCGGCAGATTGCCGACGCCTCCGGGGGGCGCATCGTGATCGCGGGCGTGGGCAGCCCGCCGGAGAACGGCCCTGCGAAGAAAGGGATCAAGATGTAA